A region of Coccinella septempunctata chromosome 5, icCocSept1.1, whole genome shotgun sequence DNA encodes the following proteins:
- the LOC123313770 gene encoding NF-kappa-B inhibitor cactus-like, which produces MYGVNSSLSGSSVADECAKIEARPIDSGFLSSSDISDSENFTSEQLSAKSEFSDYFVSGNEVVEDGNMKVDNRVYFLSESLSKIKVEGSCTNDLSSDKSATEDAWGKKNKGQFILQDEHGNTHLHLAIYFCYSDMAFNLIRAAISPVYLDLLDQDGQSPLHLAVATNQYQIVRSLIVAGAHPGIRNSKGDSPLHIAARLGYYNCCRAILEPVRREEFKSLCLSYDEVHYKMVDLEQWNYEGQTCAHIAALNCHIDILRLLMRCGADINAREGRGGYTILHFAIQNKMEKLAYFLLSECSNLEADVTTYAGKSVLQLGLPINTGLSRTLLLRGAASPYSSEDEDMEECEDEVLKRNNHLYLHNSLLNGCA; this is translated from the exons ATGTACGGGGTTAATAGTTCACTCTCCGGATCTTCAGTGGCGGACGAATGTGCGAAAATAGAAGCGCGACCTATAGACAGTGGTTTTCTCTCATCCTCTGATATTTCCGACTCGGAAAATTTCACTTCCGAACAGCTTTCCGCCAAGTCTGAATTTTCCGATTATTTTGTCTCAGGAAACGAGGTCGTCGAAGACGGAAACATGAAAGTGGACAACAGGGTGTATTTTCTCAGCGAGAGTTTGTCGAAAATCAAGGTGGAGGGATCCTGCACCAACGACTTGTCGTCCGACAAATCCGCTACAGAGGACGCATGGGGGAAGAAGAATAAGGGACAATTCATTCTGCAGGATGAGCACGGAAATAC aCACCTTCATCTTGCCATTTATTTCTGCTACTCGGACATGGCGTTCAACCTGATAAGGGCAGCAATCAGTCCAGTCTACTTGGACCTGTTAGATCAAGATGGGCAATCTCCCTTGCATCTTGCAGTTGCCACAAATCAATATCAAATAGTTAGAAGTTTGATCGTTGCTGGTGCTCATCCAGGTATTAGGAATTCTAAAGGGGACTCACCTCTTCACATAGCAGCTAGATTAGGGTATTACAACTGCTGCAGAGCCATACTAGAGCCAGTGAGAAGGGAAGAATTCAAATCACTATGTCTATCTTATGATGAAGTGCATTACAAGATGGTGGATTTGGAACAGTGGAACTACGAAG gtCAAACTTGCGCCCACATAGCCGCTTTAAATTGCCATATTGACATTCTAAGGCTCCTCATGAGATGTGGGGCTGATATAAACGCCAGAGAGGGTCGAGGGGGTTACACAATACTCCATTTCGCCATACAaaacaaaatggaaaaattggcGTATTTTCTACTGAGCGAATGTTCCAACTTGGAGGCTGATGTTACGACATATGCGGGAAAATCTGTACTACAGCTAGGATTACCAATCAACACAGGATTAAGTAGGACTCTTTTGTTGAGAGGAGCAGCTTCCCCTTATTCCAGCGAGGATGAAGACATGGAAGAATGCGAAGATGAG GTCCTCAAACGTAATAACCACCTCTATTTGCACAATAGTCTGTTGAATGGGTGTGCATAA
- the LOC123313304 gene encoding 39S ribosomal protein L4, mitochondrial, which translates to MYQRIIFRLRQALPLSRTLTTEVVYDTNDAANKPSGTVEIKQKTWPYPPKYQDPCQVWVENFDTIDENKLEIIELHPEVFAANPRIDLIHENARWQQLYRYVSYAHTKSRFEVRGGGKKPWPQKGMGRARHGSIRSPLFKGGGVIHGPKSPTPHFYMLPYYKRVNGLASMLSVKLAQDDLHIINDIEIPTEDPKYIEELIKSRNWGPSVLILDEVDIMPRNITVATDQIKHVNLMPAYGLNVHSMLKHDTLVLTKPAAELIENKLLTALYRNHATLYSGKFKLSQA; encoded by the exons ATGTATCAAAGAATCATTTTCCGTCTTCGGCAAGCATTGCCCCTATCGAGAACTTTAACAACGGAAGTTGTCTATGATACCAATGACGCTGCTAACAAGCCCAGCGGAACTGTAGAGATCAAACAGAAAACATGGCCATATCCTCCCAAATACCAAGATCCCTGTCAAGTATGGgttgaaaatttcgatacaatCGATGAGAATAAATTAGAAATAATAGAACTTCACCCTGAAGTGTTTGCTGCCAACCCCAGAATCGATTTGATACATGAAAATGCAAGATGGCAGCAATTGTATCGTTATGTTAGTTATGCACACACCAAATCTAGATTTGAAGTTAGAGGAGGCGGTAAAAAACCTTGGCCCCAGAAAG GAATGGGAAGAGCAAGACACGGTTCTATTAGGAGTCCATTGTTCAAAGGAGGTGGAGTTATTCATGGACCTAAATCTCCCACCCCACATTTCTACATGTTGCCTTATTATAAGAGAGTTAATGGTTTAGCTTCTATGTTATCAGTTAAGCTCGCTCAAGATGACCTTCATATAATAAATGATATTGAGATACCTACCGAAGACCCAAAATACATAGAGGAACTCATCAAGAGCAGAAATTGGGGACCATCTGTTTTGATTCTTGATGA AGTTGATATTATGCCAAGAAATATAACAGTGGCGACAGACCAAATCAAGCATGTGAATTTGATGCCAGCTTATGGTTTAAATGTTCACTCAATGCTCAAACATGACACCCTCGTTTTGACTAAACCTGCAGCTGAATTGATAGAGAATAAGCTTCTTACTGCTCTGTACAGAAATCATGCTACACTATATTCAGGAAAATTTAAGCTTAGTCAAGCATAA
- the LOC123312913 gene encoding polycomb group protein Pc — MELGDRVYAAEKIMKKRVRKGVTEYYVKWKGWSQRHNTWEPEVNILDLRLIDLYERSLRNDPHKRGPKKKEKIEKLKKIEAEEDDLGSGEESQDEGSSVPQITLVSKPDDEEVPHSSEESPKEDEVEVNENSSSSEDRPILERLEITGTKRKAEVLSKESGKIGVTITTSSPTSPLPPAAKTPKLTLEKLSTLPVQISNQRQSKSDEEPSASSIPPSTSPAVLPATAPRSSTDKRPSPVDPALPHSAPKEPASPKPVASRTDDKTSDDKNEESVEKKETSKQHKLNGHNNNNNVSVPNSQILTIPDSGYWLSRNPVADQVFITDVTVNLKTVTIRECKTEKGFFKERKDHSSDVV, encoded by the exons ATGGAGTTGGGAGATAGAGTTTATGCCGccgaaaaaattatgaagaaaagGGTTCGCAAG GGGGTGACTGAATATTATGTCAAATGGAAGGGATGGAGCCAAAGGCACAATACCTGGGAACCTGAAGTAAACATTCTTGATTTGCGTTTAATAGATTTATATGAAAGAAGTCTCCGTAATGACCCTCATAAAAGGGGTCCCAAGAAAaaggagaaaattgagaaacttAAAAAAATTGAGGCTGAAGAAGACGATCTCGGAAGTGGTGAAGAAAGTCAAGATGAGGGTTCTTCTGTGCCCCAAATTACATTGGTATCTAAGCCTGATGATGAAGAAGTTCCTCACAGTTCAGAAGAAAGTCCGAAGGAAGATGAAGTGGAAGTGAATGAAAATAGTTCTAGCAGTGAGGATAGACCTATTTTGGAAAGATTGGAAATAACTGGAACAAAAAGGAAGGCTGAAGTTTTATCAAAAGAAAGTGGAAAAATTGGTGTGACTATAACAACAAGTAGTCCAACAAGCCCGTTACCCCCAGCAGCTAAG ACTCCTAAACTAACTTTAGAAAAGCTATCAACTTTACCAGTTCAAATATCTAATCAAAGACAGTCGAAATCTGATGAAGAGCCTTCAGCATCATCAATTCCCCCAAGCACTAGTCCTGCAGTGCTTCCAGCCACTGCTCCTCGTTCTAGTACTGACAAAAGACCAAGCCCAGTTGATCCGGCTTTGCCCCATTCAGCACCAAAAGAACCAGCTTCCCCTAAACCTGTAGCATCCAGAACAGATGACAAAACATCAGATGATAAAAATGAAGAGAGTGTTGAAAAGAAAGAAACAAGCAAACAACACAAGTTGAATGGTcataataacaataacaatgttTCAGTCCCTAATTCCCAGATCCTAACAATCCCAGATTCTGGTTACTGGTTATCTAGAAACCCAGTAGCTGATCAAGTATTCATAACAGATGTAACAGTAAATTTAAAAACTGTTACTATAAGAGAATGTAAAACAGAAAAGGGTTTTTTCAAAGAAAGGAAAGACCACTCTAGCGATGTAGTCTGA
- the LOC123313727 gene encoding NF-kappa-B inhibitor cactus, with amino-acid sequence MSRRAEQTSHSVSDTSKKNISENEYTDSGFLSSGNMIVSEEITDELEDVDDEEKKPKNVKKTEYKSDLHQDKVEEAMYVDSGVMCLSEDLCNLSIEENPNLNDLGSKRKPVECDRNRQSQIISDRENPTENAWISFYQQDEDGDTELHLAIANGILDVAAALIQMAPHPRLLDTANDDALTPLHIAVSRRLTSIVRLLIIAGARPGPRNLSGDSPLHIAARLGDLDCCKAILYPVQSQEREQMVLRYSAQLYTTYDVEQWNHEGRTCLHVAAQYGHIEILRHLVWFGADVNAGDGTQGLTALHYAVIRKDINLLSFLLYECDKIDLNRTNYGGLTAYKMCRDQNIIEMFHQKGVSESPYNSEDDYCTDSEDEEASFGSGFIPSMVTNRPLV; translated from the exons ATGTCTCGCAGAGCAGAACAAACTTCGCATTCTGTTTCAGATACCAGCAAAaaaaatatcagtgaaaatGAATATACAGATAGTGGTTTCCTTTCCAGTGGAAACATGATAGTTTCGGAAGAAATCACAGATGAATTAGAGGACGTTGATGATGAAGAGAAAAAACCAAAGAACGTTAAAAAAACAGAATATAAGTCTGATCTTCATCAGGACAAAGTCGAGGAAGCTATGTATGTCGACAGTGGTGTTATGTGTTTATCAGAAGATTTATGTAATTTGAGTATAGAAGAAAATCCTAACCTCAACGATCTTGGTTCAAAACGAAAACCTGTTGAATGTGATAGAAACAGGCAGTCGCAAATTATATCTGATAGGGAAAATCCGACGGAGAATGCTTGGATATCGTTTTACCAACAGGACGAAGATGGAGATAC AGAACTTCACCTAGCGATAGCCAATGGCATTCTAGACGTAGCGGCTGCCCTTATCCAAATGGCACCTCATCCTAGACTACTGGACACAGCGAACGATGACGCTCTGACCCCCCTTCACATAGCAGTTTCAAGACGTTTGACCAGCATCGTCAGATTGCTGATCATCGCAGGAGCTAGGCCTGGACCGAGGAATCTGTCGGGAGATTCACCGCTGCACATCGCCGCAAGATTAGGCGACTTGGACTGTTGCAAAGCCATATTGTACCCCGTACAAAGCCAGGAGAGGGAGCAGATGGTCCTCCGATATTCAGCCCAGCTTTATACGACCTACGATGTCGAGCAATGGAATCACGAAG gcaGAACCTGTTTGCACGTGGCTGCTCAATATGGACACATAGAGATCCTGAGACACCTGGTGTGGTTTGGTGCTGACGTCAACGCCGGAGATGGGACGCAGGGCCTTACAGCTTTACATTATGCCGTCATTCGAAAAGACATAAACCTCTTGAGCTTTCTGCTGTACGAATGCGACAAAATCGACTTGAACAGAACGAATTATGGTGGACTGACTGCCTACAAAATGTGTAGAGATCAAAATATCATCGAAATGTTCCACCAGAAGGGAGTTTCAGAGTCGCCTTACAACTCCGAAGACGATTACTGTACGGATAGTGAGGATGAAGAG GCTTCTTTTGGCAGTGGGTTTATTCCTTCAATGGTAACAAATAGACCTTTGGTATGA